From a single Gemmatimonadaceae bacterium genomic region:
- a CDS encoding RnfABCDGE type electron transport complex subunit D, whose amino-acid sequence MNAPNLIVAASPHLKDRDTTPRIMWTVAASLIPVILASAFFFGISSILVVLASTMGALLTERWLGRKGSLRDGSAMITGLLLGLSLPPGIPMWMAALGGFFGIAFGKAIWGGLGQNGFNPALIGRAFLQTAFPVAITTWPTPGGNFFALKGDLFALPFMHPVSSIVTSATPLGLFKFEQKLTSLVDLVLGTTGGSVGETSAVVIVLCGAYLAWKGYLNWRSPVSIILTVLVLGQILHWINPAKAADGLFHVFSGGLMLGAVYMATDMVTVPTTNQGRWLFGACTGAIVVIIRVYGGLPEGVMYAILIMNAFTPLINRVTQPRVFGTMKLKEAKS is encoded by the coding sequence ATGAACGCTCCCAACCTGATTGTCGCCGCGTCGCCGCATCTCAAGGACCGGGATACGACGCCGCGCATCATGTGGACGGTGGCGGCCAGCCTCATCCCCGTCATCCTCGCCTCCGCGTTCTTCTTCGGCATCAGCTCGATCCTCGTGGTCCTCGCGTCCACGATGGGCGCGCTGCTCACGGAGCGCTGGCTCGGGCGTAAGGGCTCGCTGCGCGACGGCTCGGCGATGATCACCGGCCTCCTGCTCGGTCTCTCGCTCCCGCCCGGCATCCCGATGTGGATGGCGGCGCTCGGCGGCTTCTTCGGCATCGCATTCGGCAAGGCCATCTGGGGCGGGCTGGGGCAGAACGGGTTCAATCCCGCGCTCATCGGCCGCGCCTTCCTGCAGACGGCGTTCCCGGTGGCCATCACCACCTGGCCGACCCCCGGCGGCAACTTCTTCGCGCTGAAGGGCGACCTGTTCGCGCTGCCGTTCATGCACCCGGTGAGCAGCATCGTGACGTCGGCCACGCCGCTCGGCCTCTTCAAGTTCGAGCAGAAGCTGACCTCGCTCGTGGATCTCGTGCTCGGCACGACGGGCGGATCGGTGGGTGAGACGTCGGCGGTGGTGATCGTGCTCTGTGGCGCGTATCTCGCGTGGAAGGGCTACCTCAACTGGCGGTCGCCGGTCTCCATCATTCTCACCGTGCTGGTGCTCGGGCAGATCCTGCACTGGATCAACCCGGCGAAGGCGGCGGACGGCCTGTTCCACGTCTTCTCCGGCGGCCTGATGCTCGGCGCCGTGTACATGGCGACCGACATGGTGACCGTGCCGACCACCAATCAGGGACGCTGGCTCTTCGGGGCCTGCACCGGCGCGATCGTCGTGATCATCCGCGTCTACGGCGGCCTGCCCGAGGGCGTGATGTACGCGATCCTCATCATGAACGCGTTCACGCCGCTCATCAATCGCGTCACGCAGCCGCGTGTCTTCGGCACCATGAAGCTGAAGGAGGCCAAGTCATGA